The following are encoded in a window of Pseudomonas sp. JQ170C genomic DNA:
- a CDS encoding flagellar protein FlaG, which produces MDMSVKLGLSYPALNTAEPPSGKAQELKRTDTPADETPKQADRDALDQAVQAIQAFVKAAERQLEFSIDDSTGQVVVKVIARQSGEVIRQLPSEAALKLAQNLNDASSLLFATKV; this is translated from the coding sequence ATGGACATGAGCGTCAAACTGGGGTTGTCTTACCCCGCGCTGAATACTGCGGAGCCTCCCTCGGGCAAGGCGCAGGAGTTGAAGCGAACTGACACGCCGGCAGATGAAACACCTAAACAGGCTGATCGCGATGCGTTGGACCAGGCAGTCCAAGCGATCCAGGCCTTTGTCAAAGCCGCTGAGCGGCAACTGGAGTTTTCGATCGATGACTCCACAGGTCAGGTGGTTGTAAAAGTTATCGCCCGTCAAAGCGGCGAAGTAATCCGCCAACTGCCGTCCGAAGCGGCCTTGAAGTTGGCCCAGAATTTGAACGATGCCAGCAGCCTGTTGTTTGCAACCAAGGTTTGA